A window from bacterium encodes these proteins:
- a CDS encoding peptidylprolyl isomerase, translating into MQIGTNSVVSIHYTLRDETGEVLDASEGREPLDYMHGSGQIIPGLENALEGKSKGEELAVVIEPENGYGTRDESLVHEVPKSEFEASDEIEVGMQFRVGDEGGTLIMVVAGVGDEAVTLDGNHPLAGVTLSFDVSIEDVREATEEEIKASQHVHGSGCGC; encoded by the coding sequence ATGCAGATCGGAACGAATAGCGTGGTGTCCATTCACTACACCCTAAGGGACGAAACCGGCGAGGTGCTGGACGCTTCAGAGGGCAGGGAACCCCTGGATTATATGCACGGCTCCGGGCAGATCATTCCGGGCCTTGAAAACGCGCTGGAGGGAAAATCCAAGGGAGAAGAGCTCGCTGTAGTCATCGAACCGGAAAACGGCTACGGTACCCGGGATGAGTCTCTTGTCCACGAGGTTCCGAAATCGGAGTTCGAGGCGTCTGACGAAATTGAAGTGGGGATGCAGTTTCGGGTGGGTGATGAAGGCGGAACCTTAATTATGGTGGTGGCCGGCGTTGGCGATGAGGCCGTCACCCTGGATGGCAACCACCCCCTTGCCGGTGTGACCCTGTCCTTTGATGTTTCCATCGAGGATGTTCGGGAGGCCACCGAGGAGGAGATCAAGGCAAGTCAGCATGTGCATGGGTCGGGATGCGGATGCTAG
- a CDS encoding cation diffusion facilitator family transporter yields the protein MSSASKKVIWAALVGNSLIAITKFFAALLTGSSAMLSEGIHSLVDTGNQVLLLYGLKRSEAPPDEYFPFGHGKEIYFWSFVVAILIFAVGAGISLYEGIVHISHPSKLTNPNINYIVLGLAFLFEGAAWLFAFREFSRAKGKWGIIEAVQRGKNPSLFVVLFEDSAAMLGLIVAFMGIYISHRTHNPLYDGLASIVIGIILGGTAVWLAYETKGLLIGESANREIVHGIRILAGSYPQIQSVNEVLTLHMGPDFILTNISLDFVDTVPAGQVEDVLEQIRIAIKEEYPQVKRVFAEPRKAVNREP from the coding sequence ATGTCCTCAGCTTCCAAAAAGGTTATCTGGGCGGCCCTGGTGGGCAACTCCCTCATTGCGATCACCAAGTTTTTTGCCGCGCTCCTCACCGGGAGCTCCGCCATGTTGTCCGAGGGAATCCACTCCCTTGTGGACACTGGCAACCAGGTGCTGCTCCTTTACGGCCTGAAACGCTCCGAAGCCCCTCCAGATGAATATTTTCCCTTCGGCCATGGTAAGGAGATCTATTTCTGGAGCTTTGTGGTGGCTATCCTCATTTTTGCCGTGGGAGCCGGCATTTCTCTTTACGAAGGCATCGTACACATCAGTCACCCGTCAAAGCTGACCAATCCAAATATCAACTATATCGTCCTAGGTCTGGCCTTTCTTTTCGAAGGGGCGGCCTGGCTTTTCGCCTTTCGCGAGTTTTCCAGAGCAAAAGGAAAATGGGGAATTATTGAAGCTGTCCAGCGGGGGAAAAACCCCTCTCTGTTTGTTGTCCTTTTTGAGGACTCCGCCGCTATGCTGGGCTTGATTGTGGCATTTATGGGTATTTACATAAGCCACCGTACTCACAACCCGCTTTACGACGGGCTGGCCTCCATCGTCATCGGGATCATTCTTGGAGGGACAGCAGTCTGGCTTGCCTACGAGACCAAAGGCCTTCTCATCGGGGAGAGCGCAAACCGCGAGATCGTACACGGGATTCGCATCCTGGCCGGTTCCTACCCTCAGATCCAATCGGTGAACGAAGTCCTGACGCTGCACATGGGACCGGATTTCATCCTCACCAACATCAGCCTGGATTTTGTGGACACTGTACCCGCCGGACAGGTTGAGGACGTGCTCGAACAGATAAGGATCGCCATCAAGGAAGAGTATCCTCAGGTTAAAAGGGTGTTTGCGGAACCGAGGAAGGCGGTGAACCGTGAACCGTGA
- the sixA gene encoding phosphohistidine phosphatase SixA, which produces MLLYLMRHGEAVSEGEDRARPLSKQGETDVRNLAGLLAHRFRLMPGHIFHSPKVRAAQTASIISQALPRAPAPEEREGLRPSDDPAIWSQHLEVVDKDAMLVGHLPRLASLLLLHDSSREIIDFTPGTMVCLEKAGTWGVKWMISPDTLKSL; this is translated from the coding sequence ATGCTGCTTTACCTCATGAGACATGGTGAGGCTGTCAGCGAAGGAGAAGACCGGGCACGGCCTCTGTCAAAGCAGGGCGAAACCGATGTGCGTAATCTGGCCGGGCTTCTGGCCCATCGTTTCAGATTGATGCCGGGGCACATTTTCCACAGTCCCAAGGTAAGGGCTGCCCAGACAGCCTCCATTATCAGCCAGGCTCTTCCCAGGGCTCCTGCCCCCGAGGAAAGGGAGGGTCTCAGGCCATCAGATGATCCTGCTATCTGGTCCCAACATCTGGAGGTCGTGGACAAGGATGCCATGCTCGTGGGCCACCTGCCGCGCCTGGCTTCCCTGCTGCTCCTTCACGACAGCAGCAGGGAGATCATTGACTTCACTCCCGGTACAATGGTGTGTCTGGAAAAGGCCGGGACATGGGGGGTTAAATGGATGATCTCCCCGGACACATTGAAAAGTCTATAG